CGACTGGGCGTGGAACACCGTGGGCATCTGCTCGTACTGCGTGCACTGCTGCCAGCTCAACGAGGTCATGCCGATCGACCGGCTGGGCTACCCCACCCGGGTGATCGATGCGCCGGTCTGGGACCCCGAACGCCCGGTGAGTACGTGCACATGGTGGGTGTACCGCGATCCCGCGGATGTCCCCGACGAGGTCTATCGGCGGGTGGGCCGCGAACGCCCCGAGCCGAACCGGACCTCAGTAGCAACGACAAGGAGTGACCAGGATGGCTGAACCGATCCCCATGACACAGGTCGAGATCGCCGACTACGACCTCGGGTTGCGGGGCAAGCTGATGCGGGCCGACAAGTCGCACAAACCCGGCCTGACGTTCTGCACCATCATGTACGGGCTCTCCCTGATCGACGATGTCACCGACACCCCGTTCAGCAACGTCGGCAACGGGTACCCGGACGCGCCGCTCGCCGTCGACGAGTCCACCCGCATCCGACTGCCCTGGCGCCCGGGTGTGGATGCGGTGATCGCCGATCTGACCGGTCCGGACGGTGCGCCGCTGGAGCTCTCCCCGCGCGCCGCCGTGCAGTCCCTGGCCGCCCGTTACACCGAGCTGAATCTGGAACCGGTCCTCGGCTTCGAATACGAGCTCTGGTTGTTCCGCGACGGACCGCAGGGGCGGACCCCGCTGGGCCGCACCGAGAATGCCTACAGCCTCACCCGGAACGCCGAAATCCACGACCTCACCATGGAATTCGTCTCGCGGATGGATCAGGTCGGCATCGAGGTCGAAATGGTGCACGGCGAGCTCGGGCCCGGATTCTTCGAGTTCACCCTGGCGCCACGGCCGGCGGTGCAGGCCTGCGACGCCGCGGTGCGGGCCCGCCAGTACCTGCGCGATCTGTGCGCCGAGCGCGGACTGCACGCCAGCTTCATGGCCAAGCCCTACGCCGACAAGTCCGGCGCGGGCGGCCATGTGCACTCCAGCCTGACCCGCGACGGGGTGAATGTCTTCACCGACGGTGACCGCGCACTCAGCGCGCAGGCCGAACACTATCTCGCCGGCCTGATCGCCACCATGGCCGATGTGTCGCTGCTGTTCAACCCGTATGTCAACTCCTACAAGCGGATCGACCCGGAGATGTACACCCCGTGCACGGCGACGTGGGGCGATGACGACCGCTCGACAGCCTGCCGGTTGATCCTCGGCAACCCCGGATCCGCCCGGGTCGAACACCGCCGTCCCGGGGCCGACGCCAACCCCTACCTGGTGGCCGCCGCACTGCTGGCCGGTGGTCTGCACGGACTGCAGGAGCGGCTCACATTGCCGGCCGCCGACGCCGAACCCGCGCCGCTGCCCGGCGATCTGAGTGCGGCGCTGACGAACTTCGAGAACGCGTTGTGGCTGAACGACATGCTGGGCAAGAACTTCTGCACCTCCTACGCCGCGACCCGGCGGGCCGAACTCGAGCGTTATGAGACCTGGTTGAAGACGACCATCACAGAGTGGGAAACCGCACGGCATCTGGAGCACCAATGAGCGAAGCCCGCGAAGCTCGTATGAACACCAACACCGCTCACCTCGACCTCGCCGAGTTCGACGACCTCGTCGGCCGCGGTGAGATCGATACGGTCATCTGCGCGGCACCCGACCCCTACGGTCGCCTGGTCGGCAAGCGGCTGACCGTCCAGGCATTCCGGTCGTTGGGCCTCAACGGTGAGGGCATCAACGCCAGCAGCTTCGTGTTCGCCGTCGACCTGGAGATGAACCCGCTGGACCTGCCGGTGTCCAGCGCGGCCAACGGCTGGGCCGACATCCGGCTGGTTCCGGATCTGTCGACCATGCGTCGGGTGCCCTGGGAACCCAATGTGGCACTGGTGATCTGCGATGCGTACCAGGGCGACCGCGACGAACTGCTGCCGGTGGCACCGCGCACCATCCTGCGCCGCCAGATCGAACGCGCCCAGCAGCACGGGCTGCGGTTCCAGTTCGCCTCGGAGCTGGAGTTCTTCCTGGCCGCCACCCCGCCGCGGGAGGCCTGGGAGCGCGGCTACCAGGACCTGAAGATGATGTCGGACTAC
This region of Mycolicibacterium diernhoferi genomic DNA includes:
- a CDS encoding glutamine synthetase family protein translates to MAEPIPMTQVEIADYDLGLRGKLMRADKSHKPGLTFCTIMYGLSLIDDVTDTPFSNVGNGYPDAPLAVDESTRIRLPWRPGVDAVIADLTGPDGAPLELSPRAAVQSLAARYTELNLEPVLGFEYELWLFRDGPQGRTPLGRTENAYSLTRNAEIHDLTMEFVSRMDQVGIEVEMVHGELGPGFFEFTLAPRPAVQACDAAVRARQYLRDLCAERGLHASFMAKPYADKSGAGGHVHSSLTRDGVNVFTDGDRALSAQAEHYLAGLIATMADVSLLFNPYVNSYKRIDPEMYTPCTATWGDDDRSTACRLILGNPGSARVEHRRPGADANPYLVAAALLAGGLHGLQERLTLPAADAEPAPLPGDLSAALTNFENALWLNDMLGKNFCTSYAATRRAELERYETWLKTTITEWETARHLEHQ